The Channa argus isolate prfri chromosome 13, Channa argus male v1.0, whole genome shotgun sequence DNA window CCCACTGAGCACGTTCAAGTGCACTGCAACTTTGTTTCACGTATCGTATTGTATTTACCACCTTATTACAATACTGATGGAAAAGTACCACAACTATAACaccacacaacacaaaacaagaaagagGAAACATGAAGAGTAGTACTCTACAAAGTTCAGTCAGTAAATACgttttaaaaagaacattgaACTTATTTTATCATACAGTCTGATCTAAAGTGCCAGACAAATTCAACAGTGACTTTACTGAGAAATGCTCAGTGTGCTTGCTTCATCATATGTTGCATTACACCTGTTGGTAATTTGGCAACTAATTTCTTCCTGCTCTGTGACCGGCTCATTGCTCTCATGGGATGAATTCTTCATCACGCTGTAATACATTGGCACATTAAACTTGGCCGCCTTCTCCTCATGTTGCCAGTTACACTTGCAGAGCTTTTTGAATGCAACACGAAACTTCTGAGACATTAGGTTGTAAATGATGGGGTTGATGGCGCTGTTGGCGTAGATGCACATCCGGCAGAAGAGCAGGAACCAGGGGTTGTGGTAAGGTGGGTCGATGAAGGAGTTTACCACCACCAGTGTTCGGTATGGCATCCAGAGGACAGCGAAGAGGATGACCACCACAGCCAGCATCTTTGTTATCTATTGTTACATAGACAGAGACAAAGCAACATCAGTGTGCTGACATGCTCACAATGACAATGCTACGAGTCTAGTTCTTCTCTTAAAACTGCTTTGTACAATGGGTCATCCAATCAAATTGCTTCTCATCTCATTGTAACTTGCTGATCTGCACTGAAAATCAGGCATGTGCGAAATGGGGCTACTTCCTGAGTTATTATAGAATTAGGGCAGGATGACTTGGTGTAGGTGACAAACATTCCTGATGAAGCGCACCTACGACTTAACATGCTGATATTTAGGAAAGGTAATAATTTCCATGTGAGTCAGCCTTTTCTAATGAGCACTAAACACAAAGTCCAGTTGAGTCCTCCTAAACTTTCCTCAGTACCTGTTTTCTTGCAAAGACTGCACCTTTGTTGGCCTGGTTGGTGCTGTTGGAGGGACCCCGGTGAACCGACCCTCCTCCGCCTCGGTCGTTCAGATGTGAAGGCAGAGGGCTCATGATCAAAATCCTTGCAATGAGCCCGTACAGCACAGTGGCCACTATGAGGGGGATTACATAAAACAGAGAGAAGTCCAGGAAATAGATCGGCATGTACAGGCTCCTGGAGACACGGTAGCCACAGGTGATGACCACACCATTGCTGTAGACTGTCTCATTTGTGTCCACCAAAAAGAACCACATTATACAGTAGAGTGAGGTGAAGACCCAGACTCCAGCTATGATCCTCTTGGCCCGGGAAACGGTGCATATGAACTGTGCCTTTATGGAGTGACAGATGGCGATGTATCGCTCAATGGTAAATGCTGTGATGGAGCAGGACGACACATTGATGCCCAAATACTGAAGATAGGTTATACACAAGCATCCTGTGTATCCGTAAATCCAGAAGGCTACAACATCAGAGATATTAGGCAGCCCTGCAGCCAGG harbors:
- the LOC137139725 gene encoding thyrotropin-releasing hormone receptor-like — protein: MENNTTTFQDVTQVVNLTEMPLLPVEEQVITIFLTMLICGVGIAGNIMVVLVVLRTKHMVTPTNCYLVSLAVADLIVLLAAGLPNISDVVAFWIYGYTGCLCITYLQYLGINVSSCSITAFTIERYIAICHSIKAQFICTVSRAKRIIAGVWVFTSLYCIMWFFLVDTNETVYSNGVVITCGYRVSRSLYMPIYFLDFSLFYVIPLIVATVLYGLIARILIMSPLPSHLNDRGGGGSVHRGPSNSTNQANKGAVFARKQITKMLAVVVILFAVLWMPYRTLVVVNSFIDPPYHNPWFLLFCRMCIYANSAINPIIYNLMSQKFRVAFKKLCKCNWQHEEKAAKFNVPMYYSVMKNSSHESNEPVTEQEEISCQITNRCNATYDEASTLSISQ